Proteins found in one Falsirhodobacter algicola genomic segment:
- a CDS encoding MFS transporter — protein MTDITSDAATGAAQPLNKPSRVLAASLIGTTIEFYDFYIYATAAVLVFPSLFFPNSDPMTALLASFATFSIAFFARPFGAVVFGHFGDRIGRKVTLVAALLTMGISTVVIGLLPTYGSIGVLAPLFLAMCRFGQGFGLGGEWGGAVLIATENAPPGKRSWYGMFPQLGAPIGLFLASGVFFVILHFAPADVDARNWIGESGIWRAPFLASALLIMIGLWVRLSITETPAFQKAIDKHERVAVPLAEVFTRHKRSLFLGTFVALATFVLFYVGTAYLLSYNTKVIGMPLLEAIKIQLIGAVLFGLAIPVAGKLGDRYGRRAVLTGVTLLIAVFSFALEPLWSMGATGIIIFVVIGMMLMGVTYGVIGAALAAPFPTRVRYTGSSLTFNFAGIFGASLAPYAATYLQTNFGLQAVGYYVCASAIITLLCIWGSRKGEV, from the coding sequence ATGACCGACATCACATCCGACGCTGCCACCGGCGCCGCGCAACCGCTGAACAAGCCGTCGCGTGTGCTGGCGGCCAGCCTGATCGGGACCACGATCGAATTCTACGATTTCTACATCTATGCCACGGCGGCCGTGCTGGTCTTCCCGTCGCTGTTCTTCCCGAACAGCGATCCGATGACCGCGCTTCTGGCCTCCTTCGCGACCTTCTCCATCGCGTTCTTCGCCCGTCCCTTCGGCGCGGTGGTCTTCGGCCATTTCGGCGACCGGATCGGCCGCAAGGTCACGCTGGTCGCGGCGCTGCTGACCATGGGGATCTCCACCGTGGTGATCGGCCTTCTGCCGACCTATGGCTCCATTGGGGTGCTGGCACCGCTGTTCCTTGCGATGTGCCGGTTCGGTCAGGGCTTCGGTCTGGGCGGCGAATGGGGCGGCGCGGTGCTGATCGCGACGGAAAACGCCCCTCCGGGCAAACGCAGCTGGTACGGCATGTTCCCGCAGCTGGGCGCGCCGATCGGGCTGTTCCTTGCCTCGGGGGTGTTCTTCGTCATCCTGCACTTCGCCCCGGCCGATGTGGATGCCCGCAACTGGATCGGCGAAAGCGGCATCTGGCGCGCGCCCTTCCTCGCCTCGGCGCTGCTGATCATGATCGGCCTCTGGGTGCGTCTGTCCATCACCGAAACGCCCGCCTTCCAGAAGGCCATCGACAAGCATGAGCGTGTGGCCGTTCCGCTGGCCGAAGTCTTCACGCGCCACAAGCGCAGCCTGTTCCTCGGCACCTTCGTGGCGCTGGCGACCTTCGTGCTGTTCTATGTCGGCACCGCCTACCTTCTGTCCTACAACACGAAGGTGATCGGCATGCCGCTGCTGGAGGCGATCAAGATCCAGCTGATCGGTGCCGTGCTCTTCGGCCTCGCGATCCCGGTGGCCGGCAAGCTGGGCGACCGCTATGGCCGCCGCGCGGTCCTGACGGGCGTGACGCTGCTGATCGCCGTCTTCTCCTTCGCGCTGGAGCCGCTGTGGTCCATGGGCGCGACCGGCATCATCATCTTCGTCGTGATCGGGATGATGCTGATGGGCGTGACCTATGGCGTGATCGGCGCCGCGCTGGCCGCACCGTTCCCGACGCGCGTGCGCTACACCGGCTCGTCGCTGACGTTCAACTTCGCGGGCATCTTCGGCGCCTCGCTCGCGCCCTATGCTGCCACCTACCTGCAGACGAATTTCGGGCTTCAGGCGGTCGGCTACTATGTCTGCGCCTCGGCGATCATCACGCTGCTGTGCATCTGGGGGTCGCGCAAGGGCGAGGTCTGA
- a CDS encoding CTP synthase, with amino-acid sequence MARYVFITGGVVSSLGKGLASAALGALLQARGYSVRLRKLDPYLNVDPGTMSPFEHGEVFVTDDGAETDLDLGHYERFTGVSARATDSVSSGRIYSTVLEKERRGDYLGKTIQVIPHVTNEIKDFLAVGDDEVDFQLCEIGGTVGDIEGLPFFEAIRQFAQDKPRGQCIFVHLTLLPYVTASGELKTKPTQHSVKELRSIGIAPDVLLLRSEHLIPEKEREKIALFCNVRKDAVIAAPDLKTIYEAPLAYHREGFDQAVLDAFGIAPAPKPNLDRWTDVMDRLVHAEGEVRIAVVGKYTQLEDAYKSIAEALTHGGMANRTRVKAEWIDAEQFENDDPAPYLGGYHAILVPGGFGERGTEGKIKAAQFAREKGLPYLGICLGMQMAVIEAARNLAKVEDAGSEEFDHETGRKRFTPVVYHLKEWVQGNHVVERKVGDNKGGTMRLGAYSAALAEDSLVSRVYGTTEIEERHRHRYEVDIAYREQLEACGLTFSGMSPDGRLPEIVEMKGHPWFIGVQFHPELKSKPFAPHPLFADFVRAAIEASRLV; translated from the coding sequence ATGGCGCGATATGTCTTCATCACCGGCGGCGTGGTGTCCTCGCTCGGCAAGGGTCTGGCCTCGGCGGCGCTCGGCGCGCTGCTGCAAGCGCGCGGCTATTCCGTGCGTCTTCGCAAGCTCGACCCCTATCTGAACGTCGATCCGGGCACGATGAGCCCCTTCGAACATGGCGAAGTCTTCGTCACCGATGACGGGGCGGAAACCGACCTCGACCTCGGCCATTACGAACGCTTCACGGGCGTGTCGGCCCGCGCGACGGACAGCGTGTCCTCCGGCCGCATCTATTCCACCGTGCTGGAGAAGGAGCGCCGCGGCGACTACCTCGGCAAGACCATTCAGGTCATTCCGCACGTCACCAACGAGATCAAGGACTTCCTCGCCGTCGGCGATGACGAGGTGGATTTCCAACTGTGCGAGATCGGCGGCACCGTCGGCGACATCGAAGGGCTGCCCTTCTTCGAAGCGATCCGCCAATTCGCGCAGGACAAGCCGCGCGGTCAGTGCATCTTCGTGCACCTGACGCTGCTGCCCTACGTCACCGCCTCGGGGGAGCTGAAGACCAAGCCGACGCAGCACTCCGTGAAGGAACTCCGCTCCATCGGGATCGCGCCGGACGTTCTCCTGCTGCGCTCCGAGCATCTGATCCCGGAGAAGGAACGCGAGAAGATCGCGCTCTTCTGCAACGTGCGCAAGGATGCGGTGATCGCCGCCCCCGATCTCAAGACCATTTACGAGGCACCGCTGGCCTATCACCGCGAGGGCTTCGATCAGGCCGTGCTCGACGCCTTCGGGATCGCGCCTGCGCCGAAACCGAACCTCGACCGCTGGACCGATGTGATGGACCGTCTGGTCCATGCCGAGGGCGAGGTGCGCATCGCGGTCGTCGGCAAGTACACGCAGCTCGAAGACGCCTACAAATCCATCGCCGAGGCGCTGACCCATGGTGGCATGGCCAACCGCACCCGCGTGAAGGCCGAATGGATCGACGCCGAACAGTTCGAGAATGACGATCCGGCCCCCTATCTCGGCGGCTATCACGCGATCCTCGTGCCCGGCGGCTTTGGCGAGCGTGGGACCGAGGGCAAGATCAAGGCCGCGCAATTCGCGCGCGAAAAGGGCCTGCCCTATCTCGGGATTTGCCTCGGCATGCAGATGGCCGTGATCGAGGCCGCCCGCAACCTCGCCAAGGTGGAGGATGCCGGTTCGGAAGAGTTCGACCACGAGACGGGTCGCAAGCGCTTCACCCCGGTCGTCTATCACCTGAAGGAATGGGTGCAGGGCAATCACGTCGTGGAACGCAAGGTCGGCGACAACAAAGGCGGCACCATGCGTCTGGGCGCCTATTCGGCGGCGCTGGCCGAGGATTCGCTCGTCTCGCGCGTCTATGGCACGACCGAGATCGAAGAGCGTCACCGCCACCGCTACGAGGTGGACATCGCCTATCGCGAGCAGCTGGAGGCTTGCGGGCTTACCTTCTCGGGGATGTCGCCCGATGGCCGCCTGCCGGAGATCGTGGAGATGAAGGGCCATCCGTGGTTCATCGGTGTGCAGTTCCACCCCGAACTCAAATCCAAGCCTTTCGCGCCCCACCCGCTCTTTGCCGATTTCGTGCGCGCCGCGATCGAGGCGAGCCGCCTCGTCTGA
- the secG gene encoding preprotein translocase subunit SecG, translating into MENVILTVHLILALVLVVIVLLQRSEGGGLGMGGSGGGAMTRRQAANALTRGTWIIAIAFICTSLALTIVAASNSSGTSVLDQIGVSGADSAAEPASDGSDLLPPSTSTAPSQGSGSLTPPRLDDAPAAPQTPGDAPASN; encoded by the coding sequence ATGGAAAACGTCATCCTTACCGTTCATCTCATTCTCGCACTCGTGCTGGTGGTCATCGTGCTGCTGCAACGGTCGGAGGGGGGCGGTCTTGGCATGGGCGGCAGCGGTGGCGGCGCGATGACGCGCCGGCAGGCCGCGAACGCGCTGACGCGGGGCACTTGGATCATCGCCATCGCCTTCATCTGTACCTCGCTCGCGCTGACCATCGTCGCGGCCAGCAACTCCTCCGGCACCTCGGTTCTGGACCAGATCGGCGTTTCGGGCGCGGATTCGGCGGCCGAACCGGCCTCGGACGGCTCGGACCTGCTTCCGCCCAGCACCAGCACGGCCCCCTCGCAGGGCAGCGGTTCGCTGACCCCGCCGCGGCTGGACGATGCCCCGGCGGCACCGCAGACGCCGGGCGACGCGCCCGCGTCCAACTGA